In a single window of the Bacteroides acidifaciens genome:
- a CDS encoding glucosamine-6-phosphate deaminase: MELKVDNLSVKISKNRTLMGTHAASEAATCLKRLLEEKETTNIIFAAAPSQNELLDALSKTEGIDWRRVNAFHMDEYIGLDKDAPQGFGNFLREHIFSKVPFRTVFYLNGQADNIQEACQEYTDLLLNYPADIVFMGIGENGHIAFNDPHVADFQDPYLVKIVDLDEKCRQQQVNDGCFSSIAKVPTHALTLTIPALYRTGYIFCMVPGKTKAWAVNETLTGAVSPRCPASILRNHPHATLYIDNDSSSIFMLK, encoded by the coding sequence ATGGAACTGAAAGTAGATAATTTATCTGTAAAAATAAGCAAAAACCGTACTTTAATGGGAACTCATGCAGCTTCCGAAGCCGCTACATGTTTAAAACGATTATTAGAAGAGAAAGAAACAACCAACATCATATTCGCAGCCGCACCATCCCAAAATGAATTGCTGGATGCACTCAGCAAAACAGAAGGAATCGACTGGAGAAGAGTAAATGCGTTTCACATGGATGAATATATCGGGCTGGATAAAGATGCTCCACAAGGGTTCGGCAATTTCTTGCGGGAACATATCTTTTCAAAAGTCCCTTTCCGGACTGTTTTTTATCTCAATGGACAAGCGGATAACATACAGGAAGCATGTCAGGAATATACAGACCTTTTGCTAAATTATCCTGCCGACATTGTCTTTATGGGAATTGGTGAAAACGGGCATATAGCCTTCAACGACCCACATGTAGCGGATTTTCAGGATCCATATTTGGTAAAAATCGTAGACCTTGATGAAAAATGCCGTCAGCAACAAGTAAACGATGGTTGTTTCAGCAGTATTGCCAAAGTACCGACTCATGCACTTACGCTGACAATTCCTGCTTTATATAGAACCGGTTACATTTTCTGCATGGTACCCGGAAAAACCAAAGCATGGGCTGTAAACGAAACATTAACAGGGGCAGTATCTCCCCGATGTCCGGCATCCATATTAAGAAATCATCCTCATGCCACATTATACATCGACAATGATAGTTCCAGCATATTCATGCTTAAATAG
- a CDS encoding glycoside hydrolase family 20 protein, which translates to MKHFIFLLIVILSGISQVHACGKYPIIPYPKSLRAMEGYFILKNNMQISVPFENKKVHQIADDFIKKLSEVSGLHLSISQENTKADIIFTKDNSLGNEAYLLNIAPERIVVKAATPNGFFYAVQSILQLLPAEICSPDFIGNHVIWQIPCAHIIDEPSFSYRGMMLDVARYFMPKQYVLDFIDRLAAQKINYFHFHLTEDQGWRIEIKKYPRLTSVGAYRPYTQTGYKHFHAPVIPDEVEHQGFYTQEDIKEIVAYAEKRYVTIIPEIELPGHSSAAVAAYPELSCGIKKEYEVVKNFGIFDNVFCPKETTFQFLDDVFTEVAALFPGKYIHIGGDECPKTAWKQCKHCQLLIKELQLKDESSLQSYFIHRVEKILNNKGKQLIGWDEILEGGLAPNSTVMSWRGEQGGIEAAQAGHPVIMIPNADTYLNYYQEDPEFAPVGSGSFLPMEQVYRFNPLSTLLKGKLSQYVLGTEAALWTPYMKNPQIVDYYMYPRFYAFAEVAWGTNKPERYQEFLANIGPHYKRLDYQSIHACRNYFDAYIDGAYNPRTRAFEIRLKGMMPGSVIHYTLDGNEPTSKAAIYTQPIKVTKDTQVKAVVFKNGAQVGKVTQKSFFVNKATGKSTSSNVAYRFKPDNPGAKDYSEFNFCGLTNGIRGYLNHVHPWVAFKPAQYTEIIVDLDTITSFRKIRYGVMNGYGQEAVAPESVDIEISNDSISFKRIASKKFTYTIVNKWQMFEQKFNFESQKARYVKLRFKNGKLPHKLGDFPVPEKREGELGLLFIDEIEIK; encoded by the coding sequence ATGAAACACTTTATATTTTTATTAATCGTCATTCTATCGGGAATCAGCCAAGTCCATGCCTGTGGCAAATATCCCATTATTCCTTATCCTAAAAGTCTGCGGGCTATGGAAGGATACTTTATCCTTAAAAACAATATGCAGATTTCAGTACCTTTCGAGAATAAAAAAGTACATCAGATTGCTGATGATTTCATCAAAAAGTTATCGGAAGTATCCGGCCTGCATCTGTCAATCTCTCAAGAGAACACAAAAGCAGATATCATATTCACAAAAGATAATTCATTAGGTAATGAAGCATATCTGTTAAACATAGCGCCGGAAAGAATCGTTGTCAAGGCGGCAACTCCCAACGGTTTTTTCTACGCAGTACAAAGTATCCTGCAATTATTGCCTGCGGAGATTTGCTCTCCGGACTTCATCGGAAATCATGTCATCTGGCAAATTCCTTGTGCTCATATCATAGATGAGCCAAGTTTCAGTTATCGGGGAATGATGCTGGATGTTGCCAGATACTTTATGCCCAAGCAATATGTATTAGACTTTATAGACCGGTTAGCCGCACAAAAAATCAACTATTTCCACTTTCATCTGACAGAAGACCAAGGATGGCGGATTGAAATCAAAAAATATCCGCGGCTCACTTCAGTAGGTGCATACAGACCCTATACCCAAACAGGATACAAACATTTTCATGCACCGGTTATTCCCGATGAAGTGGAACACCAAGGATTTTATACCCAGGAAGACATCAAGGAAATAGTAGCATACGCAGAGAAGCGATATGTTACTATCATTCCCGAAATAGAACTTCCGGGACATAGTTCGGCTGCGGTAGCCGCTTATCCGGAACTGTCATGCGGAATAAAAAAAGAATATGAAGTAGTAAAGAACTTCGGGATTTTTGATAATGTTTTCTGCCCGAAAGAAACAACATTCCAATTCTTGGATGACGTATTCACTGAAGTCGCAGCCCTTTTCCCCGGAAAGTATATCCATATCGGCGGAGATGAATGTCCTAAAACAGCCTGGAAACAATGCAAGCATTGCCAGCTGTTAATAAAGGAATTACAATTAAAAGATGAAAGCAGCCTGCAAAGTTACTTCATCCACCGTGTGGAAAAAATACTAAACAACAAAGGTAAACAACTGATTGGTTGGGACGAAATATTGGAAGGCGGTCTGGCACCTAATTCCACCGTCATGTCATGGAGAGGCGAACAAGGCGGTATCGAAGCTGCCCAAGCAGGTCATCCGGTCATTATGATTCCCAATGCGGATACCTACCTGAATTATTATCAGGAAGATCCGGAATTTGCTCCGGTAGGTTCCGGCAGTTTCCTTCCCATGGAACAAGTATATCGTTTCAACCCGTTATCCACGCTACTAAAAGGCAAATTGAGCCAATATGTACTTGGCACCGAAGCTGCATTATGGACACCATACATGAAAAATCCCCAAATAGTGGACTATTATATGTATCCCCGTTTCTATGCATTCGCAGAAGTTGCCTGGGGCACAAACAAGCCTGAACGCTATCAAGAGTTCCTTGCGAATATCGGCCCGCACTATAAACGTCTGGATTACCAGTCGATTCATGCTTGCCGCAATTATTTCGATGCCTATATCGATGGGGCATACAACCCGCGTACCCGTGCTTTCGAAATACGGCTTAAAGGAATGATGCCCGGCTCGGTAATTCACTACACATTAGACGGGAATGAGCCGACAAGCAAAGCTGCCATATACACCCAGCCCATTAAAGTAACGAAAGATACTCAGGTTAAAGCAGTTGTTTTTAAGAACGGAGCGCAAGTCGGCAAAGTCACACAAAAATCTTTTTTCGTAAACAAAGCAACAGGGAAAAGCACCTCTTCAAATGTAGCCTATAGATTCAAACCCGATAATCCCGGCGCCAAGGATTACAGCGAGTTTAATTTCTGTGGACTAACCAACGGTATACGCGGCTATTTAAACCACGTACATCCTTGGGTTGCCTTCAAACCAGCTCAATATACTGAAATTATTGTCGATCTTGACACCATAACCTCTTTCCGTAAAATACGTTATGGAGTAATGAATGGATACGGGCAGGAAGCGGTTGCCCCCGAATCAGTGGATATTGAAATCTCAAACGATTCAATCTCTTTCAAACGGATTGCTTCTAAAAAGTTCACCTATACTATTGTAAATAAATGGCAAATGTTCGAACAAAAGTTTAATTTTGAATCACAAAAGGCACGTTATGTGAAATTGAGATTCAAGAATGGAAAATTACCCCACAAATTGGGTGATTTCCCCGTTCCCGAAAAACGTGAAGGAGAATTGGGACTACTGTTTATCGATGAAATTGAAATAAAATAA
- a CDS encoding fasciclin domain-containing protein, which yields MKTLKLYIILCISSLCLFSCLDIQDSYDYEPANIDNNVYMNTWEFIQSRPDAFSSLQTAIECSGIDLSIYTQTEKKYTYLLLHNDSFKGANGILSNYGVASIEDMDKETLTNILLYHVIDGYYHGLGTLNFDPINVITLWKSPNAFMTLKLNNSASIESYSRLVINDMLGNSTPVTAMTSNILTTNGAVHVVGQEIIYKP from the coding sequence ATGAAAACTTTAAAACTTTATATCATACTATGCATCTCAAGCCTATGCTTGTTTAGTTGCTTGGACATACAGGACAGTTATGATTATGAACCGGCCAATATAGACAACAATGTCTATATGAATACGTGGGAATTTATCCAGTCACGTCCTGATGCGTTTTCATCTCTTCAGACTGCCATAGAATGTTCGGGAATAGACCTGTCGATATACACTCAGACTGAAAAGAAATATACTTACCTGCTACTTCATAATGACTCATTCAAAGGCGCCAACGGTATCCTGTCCAACTACGGAGTAGCATCTATTGAAGATATGGATAAAGAGACACTGACAAACATTTTGTTATACCATGTGATAGACGGATACTACCATGGTCTCGGTACGCTCAATTTTGATCCAATCAACGTGATTACCTTATGGAAATCACCAAATGCTTTTATGACATTAAAACTGAACAATTCCGCTTCTATCGAATCCTACTCACGTCTGGTTATCAATGATATGCTGGGCAACAGCACTCCTGTCACAGCAATGACCAGCAATATCCTGACAACCAACGGTGCCGTACACGTCGTAGGGCAGGAAATTATTTACAAACCATAA
- a CDS encoding sugar MFS transporter, translating to MNRTIKKEPYIYPIFIMGFLFFIFGFVSWVNSILIPYFRIGCELNHFQSYLVTFAFYIAYFIMSVPASFLLDKSGIKKGLAIGLWTMALGALLFVPAAYTRTYSIFLTGLFILGTGLAILQTAANPYITNIGPIESAAKRISIMGLCNKFAGIISPLIFAALVLKTSDNELFRQLNQNILIDEERITALDELIGRVMLPYAILAFILFVFGLFIRYSSLPEMNLRKQEKEETVTLQKKGSIWDYPYLILGVWALFFHVGTQVIAIDTIIGYAESMNVSLIDAKHFPSYTLICTLTGYTIGVCLIPKIISQTRALQICTILGLLLSVGVVIVSKEIVFMGMQVDISICLLVLLGLPNALIYAGIWPLAIHDLGRHTNLGSSLLVMALCGNAFLPMAYGAIADAYDVRTGYWVLIPCFIYLVFYAVYGHKIKTWKIK from the coding sequence ATGAACCGTACTATAAAAAAAGAGCCGTATATCTATCCTATATTCATTATGGGGTTTCTGTTCTTCATCTTCGGATTTGTTTCCTGGGTGAATTCCATACTGATTCCTTATTTCAGGATAGGATGCGAACTAAACCATTTCCAATCATACTTGGTAACATTCGCTTTTTATATAGCTTATTTTATCATGTCAGTGCCGGCTTCTTTCTTATTGGATAAATCTGGAATAAAAAAAGGACTGGCTATCGGATTATGGACAATGGCATTAGGAGCGCTCTTGTTTGTACCTGCCGCATACACCAGGACATATAGTATTTTCCTGACAGGCTTATTCATCTTAGGAACCGGACTGGCTATTCTCCAAACTGCCGCCAATCCATACATCACCAATATAGGCCCGATTGAGAGTGCCGCCAAACGGATTAGCATTATGGGGCTATGTAACAAGTTTGCAGGAATCATCTCTCCTTTAATTTTTGCCGCACTAGTCTTAAAGACATCCGACAATGAACTATTCAGGCAACTCAATCAAAACATCCTGATTGACGAAGAGCGCATCACCGCACTTGATGAACTTATCGGCAGAGTTATGCTCCCCTATGCGATCCTTGCATTCATTCTATTTGTGTTCGGACTGTTTATCCGCTATTCCTCTCTCCCGGAGATGAATCTTCGGAAACAGGAAAAAGAGGAAACCGTAACCCTGCAAAAGAAAGGCAGCATTTGGGATTACCCCTATCTGATATTAGGTGTTTGGGCTCTCTTTTTTCATGTAGGGACTCAAGTCATCGCCATCGATACAATTATCGGATATGCCGAAAGTATGAACGTGAGTCTCATTGACGCAAAACATTTTCCGTCGTACACTTTAATCTGTACATTAACCGGATACACAATAGGCGTCTGTCTGATTCCTAAAATTATTTCCCAAACCCGCGCTTTACAAATATGCACTATATTAGGGCTATTGTTATCTGTGGGAGTAGTAATAGTATCAAAAGAGATTGTTTTTATGGGAATGCAAGTGGACATATCCATATGTCTTCTTGTATTGCTCGGGCTTCCGAATGCGCTAATATATGCCGGAATATGGCCTCTTGCCATCCATGATTTGGGGCGTCACACTAATTTAGGCTCCTCACTGCTGGTCATGGCATTATGCGGCAACGCTTTCTTGCCAATGGCCTATGGAGCTATTGCTGATGCATATGATGTACGCACGGGATACTGGGTACTGATTCCCTGTTTCATATATCTGGTCTTTTATGCAGTATACGGTCATAAAATAAAAACATGGAAAATAAAATGA
- a CDS encoding hybrid sensor histidine kinase/response regulator transcription factor, whose translation MRHHSSAFHILLIILLIAYTKAVYAENVSFESLTTRQGLPQMSVLDIIQDDQGYIWFATRDGMARYDGYSIDVFQNRANDSLSLSNNYVISVGKDKKGALWIGTLYGLNRYSSETEEFEQFYAKEDDKQSLSSSIIRRVYIDPKEKVWICTDNGLNLFDPEHRNFTHYSPDSTKSFRINTIIDLDANNNYLVGTDSELLLFNPSQNKFIPLPDKQMISGIKILYKGTDSSIYIGTAENGLFVLDHQLDIKAHYANQTYNPNSISNNSIRCITEDHDGDIIIGTFNGINIFNPLKKTFITYQQKSDNQNGLSHFSIHSAYCDKDNTIWLGTWAGGVNYFNLQNNNFFQFYTPTFEGKRLLGIVGPLANDNNGIWIGLEGGGLLHYDISRKEYTRYNINNKEGDFDFRSNIVTCLYNNGSILYIGTNSGKLSLFDIRQRKILRTVTLPGGSSIITIHPDSKGNILLGISGTRGLVYISADGQIQTCFYLPSGKEITFSNICSILEDENGYFLLGSNSHGIYRYNFQTRDCSSFLHTDKNGLNICVNQLYRDINNQIWVATARQGIIGLTSDKKVAHQYTIDDGLKSNTICAITGDANGNIWASTFSSVAKITPEEKSISNFTGFQVNEFALRSCLRTDSICYFGGDIGIVSFNPSHRSTNTNIPPVVIKNISINNKRIPLKQLNIHKDAIVVDYNESNITFDYRALNFIRSDQNQYAYYMEGFDKDWIYVSDRTMAHYTNLPAGKYTFHVKACNNDNVWNEEGVSVRLEVLPPPWKTWWAIGIYILILLGIIVSYLHYLKVRIKLTNDVHIKQMEQENSEKLHNDRINLFTNFSHELRTPLTLIIAPLEELLNRPDLSSTVKKPLELMYSNSKRLLFLINQLMDFRKKEAGKMSLRAAEGNFSKFIEEIVLAFQELTHSKGITLCYNLPDAPINLWYDRGLMEKVLFNLLSNAIKNTPDSGRIDIGTVYNETTGQSILLTIKDTGIGIPQNKLNAIFDPFYQVNESDSSTPGTGIGLYLTKAIVEMHKGRIYVESVQGKGSTFFVELPTGNAHLSTDEIIENYKDSEDITRYINLSLNEFYSNEQFNETEEQVTNKKYTILIVEDNKELRHYIKQNLSKFYNVIEAADGEEAKIKSFSYMPDLIVSDIMMPRTDGIQLCRIIKGDLRTGHIPVILLTARTTVLQVEEGLKIGADDYITKPFNMTHLKVRITNLLTSRDKLKEIYSKNFNTHDIGANITSADDRFLQKLYAVMEENMSNPELNIEKFCNEIGMSKTNLYYKIKQLTNFSPTEFMRRSRLQMAARLLIEKKITISEVSTLVGFNSHSYFCSCFKAIYGCSPTEYVERNQEITSF comes from the coding sequence ATGCGTCATCATTCATCTGCTTTTCATATTCTACTTATTATATTACTCATTGCATATACAAAAGCTGTATACGCTGAGAATGTATCATTCGAATCCCTGACAACACGCCAGGGCTTGCCCCAAATGAGCGTACTCGATATTATTCAGGATGACCAAGGTTATATTTGGTTTGCCACCAGAGACGGTATGGCACGATACGACGGATACTCGATAGATGTCTTTCAAAACCGGGCAAATGATTCCCTTTCCTTATCAAACAACTATGTAATATCGGTAGGAAAAGACAAAAAAGGAGCATTATGGATTGGTACATTGTACGGGCTCAACCGCTACTCTTCAGAAACCGAAGAATTTGAACAGTTTTACGCTAAAGAAGACGATAAACAATCTCTTAGTTCAAGTATTATTCGCAGGGTCTATATAGACCCTAAAGAGAAAGTCTGGATATGCACAGATAACGGGTTAAACCTGTTTGACCCTGAGCACCGAAACTTTACCCACTATTCTCCGGACTCAACAAAAAGCTTCCGAATCAATACAATTATCGATCTGGATGCCAACAACAATTATCTGGTCGGTACTGACAGCGAATTGCTGCTTTTCAATCCTTCACAAAATAAGTTTATCCCACTACCCGATAAACAGATGATCTCCGGAATTAAAATATTGTATAAAGGTACAGATAGTTCCATATATATCGGTACAGCCGAAAATGGTTTGTTTGTATTAGATCACCAATTGGATATTAAAGCACATTATGCAAATCAAACCTATAATCCTAACAGTATAAGTAATAATTCTATCAGATGTATTACCGAAGACCATGATGGCGATATTATAATCGGAACATTCAACGGAATTAACATCTTCAATCCTCTGAAAAAAACGTTCATAACCTATCAACAAAAATCCGATAATCAAAACGGGCTGTCTCACTTTTCCATACACTCCGCTTATTGCGATAAAGACAATACGATTTGGTTAGGTACCTGGGCAGGTGGTGTCAACTACTTCAATCTGCAAAACAATAACTTTTTCCAATTCTACACTCCTACCTTTGAAGGAAAAAGACTACTCGGTATTGTAGGTCCACTAGCCAATGATAATAATGGGATATGGATAGGGCTCGAAGGCGGCGGTCTCCTTCATTATGATATATCAAGAAAAGAATATACAAGATACAATATCAACAATAAAGAAGGAGATTTTGATTTCCGTTCCAATATTGTGACCTGTCTATATAACAACGGTTCCATATTATACATAGGAACAAACAGCGGGAAACTCTCTCTTTTCGATATTCGACAAAGAAAAATACTTCGTACTGTTACACTACCCGGCGGCTCTTCTATCATCACTATTCATCCCGACTCCAAAGGTAACATCTTATTAGGTATTTCCGGTACAAGAGGGCTGGTCTACATTTCCGCAGACGGACAGATACAAACCTGTTTCTATCTGCCTTCCGGTAAAGAAATCACATTCAGTAATATTTGTTCTATTTTAGAAGACGAGAACGGCTATTTCTTATTAGGAAGTAATTCACATGGAATCTACCGCTACAACTTCCAGACCCGCGACTGTTCTTCTTTTCTACATACGGACAAAAACGGATTAAATATCTGTGTCAACCAGTTATATCGTGACATCAACAACCAAATTTGGGTAGCAACAGCCAGACAAGGTATTATCGGGCTGACAAGCGACAAGAAAGTCGCCCACCAATATACCATTGACGATGGCTTAAAATCAAACACTATTTGTGCCATCACCGGAGATGCAAACGGGAATATCTGGGCCTCGACCTTTTCTTCTGTAGCCAAGATTACTCCGGAAGAAAAAAGTATCAGTAACTTCACAGGATTCCAAGTCAATGAATTCGCATTACGCTCCTGCCTGCGCACAGACTCTATCTGCTATTTCGGAGGTGATATCGGTATCGTGTCTTTCAATCCTTCCCACCGGAGCACAAATACCAACATCCCGCCTGTTGTAATAAAAAACATCTCAATCAATAACAAGAGAATTCCACTAAAGCAGTTGAATATTCACAAAGATGCAATTGTAGTAGATTATAATGAATCTAATATTACATTCGACTATCGCGCCCTGAATTTTATACGTTCCGACCAGAACCAATATGCATACTACATGGAAGGGTTCGATAAGGACTGGATATATGTCAGTGACCGGACAATGGCGCATTACACCAACCTGCCCGCAGGAAAATATACTTTTCATGTAAAAGCCTGCAACAACGATAACGTATGGAATGAAGAAGGAGTCAGCGTCCGGCTGGAAGTATTACCGCCACCTTGGAAAACCTGGTGGGCGATAGGTATCTATATTCTTATCTTATTAGGCATCATCGTTTCATACCTGCATTATTTAAAAGTAAGAATAAAATTAACGAATGACGTACATATAAAGCAAATGGAGCAGGAAAACTCCGAGAAATTGCATAATGACCGCATCAACTTATTCACAAATTTCTCTCACGAGTTACGCACACCTTTGACTCTAATCATTGCCCCTTTAGAGGAATTATTAAACCGTCCGGATTTATCCTCTACTGTAAAGAAACCTTTGGAACTGATGTACAGCAATTCCAAACGTCTCCTATTCCTGATTAACCAGCTTATGGATTTCAGGAAAAAAGAAGCCGGCAAGATGAGTCTAAGAGCGGCAGAAGGCAACTTCTCCAAGTTCATAGAAGAAATTGTACTGGCTTTTCAGGAACTCACACACTCCAAAGGTATTACTCTTTGTTATAATCTACCGGATGCACCTATCAACCTATGGTATGACCGCGGACTAATGGAAAAAGTCTTGTTCAATCTACTGTCAAATGCCATAAAGAATACCCCTGATAGTGGAAGAATAGATATAGGAACCGTTTATAATGAAACAACCGGACAATCAATCTTATTGACTATAAAAGATACAGGCATCGGCATTCCACAAAACAAGTTAAACGCCATCTTTGACCCTTTCTATCAAGTCAACGAGTCAGATTCGTCCACTCCTGGAACCGGTATCGGGTTATATCTTACAAAAGCTATTGTAGAAATGCATAAGGGACGTATTTATGTAGAAAGCGTCCAAGGAAAAGGAAGTACCTTCTTCGTTGAATTACCAACTGGAAATGCTCATTTGTCCACAGATGAGATTATTGAAAACTACAAGGACAGTGAAGACATCACACGTTACATTAATTTATCATTAAATGAATTTTACTCCAACGAACAATTCAATGAAACAGAGGAACAAGTTACGAACAAGAAGTATACGATATTAATCGTGGAAGACAACAAAGAATTACGTCACTACATAAAACAGAACTTATCAAAGTTCTATAATGTCATAGAGGCCGCCGATGGTGAAGAAGCCAAAATAAAATCATTCAGCTATATGCCTGATTTGATAGTCAGTGATATCATGATGCCTAGAACAGACGGTATTCAGTTATGCCGTATCATAAAAGGAGACTTACGTACCGGGCATATTCCCGTCATTTTGCTCACCGCGCGGACTACTGTTTTGCAAGTAGAAGAAGGCTTAAAAATAGGAGCCGACGATTATATCACCAAACCATTCAACATGACGCATCTGAAAGTTCGCATTACAAACCTGCTCACTTCCAGAGATAAATTAAAAGAAATATATAGCAAAAACTTCAACACACATGATATCGGCGCCAATATAACTTCGGCTGACGACCGCTTTTTACAAAAGCTATATGCCGTCATGGAAGAAAATATGTCGAATCCAGAACTGAACATTGAAAAATTCTGTAATGAAATTGGAATGAGCAAGACCAACCTCTACTATAAAATCAAACAACTGACTAACTTCTCTCCCACCGAATTCATGCGACGGTCACGTTTACAAATGGCAGCACGCCTGTTAATAGAAAAGAAAATTACCATTTCAGAAGTCTCGACTTTAGTTGGTTTCAACAGTCATTCTTATTTCTGTAGTTGCTTCAAGGCAATTTATGGCTGCTCCCCAACAGAGTATGTTGAAAGAAATCAAGAAATTACATCCTTTTAA
- the nagA gene encoding N-acetylglucosamine-6-phosphate deacetylase, which produces MRLIKIYNCKAITPSHILPDAMVIVKDGVIEEVTTNRIEITDAKEINGNGMYVSPGFIDLHTHGADNHDFMDGSVEAYLEAARTHACHGTTLLFPTTLTSTNDALFKSFAKYEEACSRNHQGAAFGGIHLEGPYFAQSQCGAQDPKFLKKPVPSDYQEILSHTSHIVRWSIAPELPGALDLGCYLDKQGILPSIAHTDATYEEVQKAFDCGYRHITHFYSAMSGITRRNAFRYAGVIESGYLMDGMTIEIIADGIHVPKSLMQLAYKIKGAENIALVTDSMRAAGMPDGKSILGSIEEGQEVLIEDGVAKLPDRSAFAGSVATTDRLVRTATKIAEIPLCEAVRMTSATPARIMGIQQHKGSLQKGKDADLLLFNENIEIKMTMIKGNIVYENL; this is translated from the coding sequence ATGAGACTCATCAAAATATACAACTGTAAAGCAATAACGCCTTCTCATATTCTACCGGATGCAATGGTCATCGTAAAAGACGGAGTAATAGAAGAGGTGACAACAAATAGAATAGAAATTACTGATGCAAAAGAAATTAACGGAAACGGAATGTATGTTTCTCCCGGTTTTATAGATTTGCATACACACGGTGCCGACAACCACGACTTCATGGACGGAAGTGTAGAAGCCTATTTGGAAGCCGCACGTACCCATGCATGCCACGGCACCACATTACTGTTTCCGACCACTCTGACAAGCACCAATGACGCTCTTTTCAAGAGTTTTGCAAAGTATGAAGAGGCCTGTTCACGCAATCATCAAGGAGCAGCCTTTGGCGGAATACATTTAGAAGGGCCCTATTTTGCCCAAAGCCAATGCGGAGCACAAGATCCTAAATTTCTCAAAAAACCTGTTCCATCGGATTATCAGGAAATATTATCCCATACAAGTCACATAGTTCGATGGAGCATAGCACCTGAACTTCCGGGCGCACTTGACTTAGGCTGCTATCTTGACAAACAGGGAATATTGCCTTCCATTGCCCATACCGACGCCACTTACGAGGAAGTACAGAAAGCATTCGATTGTGGATACAGGCATATCACCCACTTTTACTCTGCCATGTCAGGAATTACCCGGAGAAATGCCTTCCGTTATGCAGGCGTCATTGAAAGTGGTTATTTAATGGATGGAATGACTATTGAAATTATAGCAGATGGAATACATGTACCTAAAAGTCTGATGCAATTAGCTTATAAAATCAAAGGCGCAGAGAACATTGCCTTGGTTACGGATTCGATGCGAGCCGCCGGCATGCCGGATGGAAAAAGTATTCTCGGCAGTATTGAAGAAGGACAAGAGGTACTCATAGAAGACGGTGTTGCCAAACTACCGGATCGTTCTGCTTTCGCAGGCAGTGTTGCTACTACCGACAGACTGGTACGAACTGCCACTAAAATAGCCGAGATTCCTCTATGCGAAGCTGTCAGAATGACGTCGGCAACTCCCGCCCGGATTATGGGTATCCAGCAACATAAAGGGAGTTTACAGAAAGGGAAAGACGCTGACTTACTTTTATTCAATGAAAACATTGAAATAAAAATGACCATGATCAAGGGAAATATTGTATACGAAAACCTATAA